The following proteins are encoded in a genomic region of Trueperaceae bacterium:
- a CDS encoding phosphoribosylformylglycinamidine synthase I: MRAAVIRFPGSNCDQDACYAVSQAGVKPVLVWHGDHELPSVEVVILPGGFSYGDYLRSGAMAALSPVMKSIVDFANRGGSVIGICNGFQILTEAGLLPGQLTRNLSLRFVCKDVTISVENINTPFTTRYSRGQNLRIPIAHNEGRFFADEETLDRLENQGRVVFRYGTGKEGSATEGNPNGSLRNIAGIINESGNVLGMMPHPERATDALTGSVDGIPLFQSLFESVCV; this comes from the coding sequence ATGAGGGCTGCGGTAATTAGGTTTCCAGGGTCTAATTGTGATCAAGACGCCTGTTACGCTGTTAGCCAGGCAGGAGTAAAACCTGTATTGGTGTGGCATGGTGACCACGAACTACCCAGCGTCGAAGTCGTCATTCTTCCTGGTGGGTTTAGTTATGGTGATTATCTAAGGTCGGGTGCCATGGCTGCGCTAAGTCCTGTGATGAAATCAATTGTTGATTTTGCAAACCGGGGGGGATCGGTAATTGGTATTTGTAATGGCTTTCAAATTTTAACTGAGGCTGGTTTGTTGCCAGGACAACTTACCCGTAACCTCTCTCTCCGGTTCGTGTGTAAGGATGTAACAATTAGCGTGGAAAATATTAATACACCTTTTACGACTCGGTATAGTCGAGGGCAGAATTTGAGGATCCCTATCGCCCACAATGAGGGTCGCTTTTTTGCCGACGAGGAAACATTAGATCGTCTGGAGAATCAGGGTCGCGTTGTGTTTCGTTACGGAACAGGAAAAGAGGGAAGTGCCACTGAAGGAAATCCAAACGGTAGCTTACGAAACATTGCTGGCATCATCAACGAAAGTGGAAATGTTTTGGGCATGATGCCTCATCCTGAGCGGGCCACTGACGCTCTTACTGGCTCAGTTGATGGGATCCCATTATTTCAATCTCTTTTTGAGTCTGTTTGTGTCTAA